In one Streptomyces sp. T12 genomic region, the following are encoded:
- a CDS encoding ABC transporter ATP-binding protein — MTELELRDLRKTYSARGRPSVDAVRGIDLTLRSGELLGLLGPSGCGKSTTLRMIAGLETVTGGDILVGGTSMTARPAQQRNIGVAFENYALYPPLTVAENLAFGLKARRRADRGDVDRKVKEIAERVDLTGILDARPAGLSSGQKQRVSLARALIREPDVLLLDEPLSHLDAAQRDTTRRELKRIQKDLGHTTILVTHDQEEALSLADRIAVMKDGVIQQLGTPYEIYDSPANLFVADFVGEPAINLLPAVADGDGHARLSEAARIALPVPVAAGREVVVGIRPEDLELTGEDGLPTRVVAHEPLLESGIATLALDGVERPLVVLTAPEVRLAHDDRVHVTADPHLTHVFDAVTGDSLR; from the coding sequence ATGACCGAGCTGGAGCTACGTGATCTGCGCAAGACCTATTCGGCGCGGGGTCGCCCGTCGGTGGACGCCGTACGCGGCATCGACCTGACCCTGCGCTCCGGCGAGCTGCTCGGCCTCCTCGGCCCGTCGGGCTGCGGAAAGTCGACCACCCTGCGGATGATCGCCGGCCTGGAGACGGTGACCGGCGGGGACATCCTGGTCGGCGGGACGTCCATGACCGCGCGCCCGGCCCAGCAGCGCAACATCGGGGTCGCCTTCGAGAACTACGCCCTCTACCCGCCGCTGACGGTGGCCGAGAACCTGGCCTTCGGCCTGAAGGCACGCAGACGGGCCGACCGGGGCGACGTCGACCGCAAGGTCAAGGAGATCGCCGAGCGCGTCGACCTCACCGGCATCCTCGACGCCCGCCCCGCCGGCCTCTCCAGCGGCCAGAAACAGCGCGTGTCCCTGGCCCGCGCCCTGATCCGCGAACCGGACGTGCTGCTCCTCGACGAGCCCCTGTCCCACTTGGACGCGGCCCAGCGCGACACCACCCGCCGCGAACTCAAGCGCATCCAGAAGGACTTGGGCCATACGACCATCCTGGTCACCCACGACCAGGAGGAGGCCCTCTCCCTCGCCGACCGGATCGCCGTGATGAAGGACGGCGTCATCCAGCAGCTCGGCACCCCGTACGAGATCTACGACAGCCCCGCCAACCTCTTCGTCGCGGACTTCGTCGGCGAGCCCGCGATCAACCTCCTGCCCGCTGTCGCCGACGGCGACGGTCACGCCCGGCTGTCCGAGGCGGCGCGGATCGCGCTGCCGGTGCCGGTGGCGGCGGGCCGGGAGGTCGTGGTCGGCATCCGCCCGGAGGACCTGGAGCTGACCGGCGAGGACGGCCTGCCCACCCGCGTGGTGGCCCACGAACCCCTGCTGGAGTCGGGCATCGCGACCCTCGCCCTCGACGGCGTCGAACGCCCCCTCGTCGTCCTCACCGCCCCCGAGGTGCGCCTCGCCCACGACGACCGCGTCCACGTCACCGCCGACCCTCACCTCACCCATGTCTTCGACGCCGTGACAGGAGACTCGCTGCGATGA
- a CDS encoding PLP-dependent aminotransferase family protein, whose product MRESQTNLAGDLLLHLGRPGDGPLHERVKRALRTAIRDGRIEVGTALPPSRQLATDLGCSRWAVTEAYSQLVAEGYLQAQTGSATRVRWTNDADAASGRRAPRRAPEARFDLGPGLPDLRAFPRRRWAEAVRAEVTTTAFTEFGYPPAGGHPRLRRLLAEYLGRSRGALATPEDVTVCTSVTDGVRRLCHALRAEGITAVGCEEPGWTRLRDVIRAAGLDPVPVRTDGGGLRVADLAGHGGLRAVLTSPAHQFPLGSVLAPERRAALLQWARQVDGVVLEDDYDAEFRYDRRPVAALQGMDPSRVVLFKSLSKILSPALGIGWIVAPPRWTRHLHRSDQTATQPPTLDQLAFATLLESGAYDRHLRACRKRYRDRRDALVRALVEELPGAPVSGIAAGLHLILRLPAEVDTAAVVRAAGARSLRIADLAAYHATEDHADHGLVLGYGNLADGMVDEAVGHLRAAIEAGSR is encoded by the coding sequence ATGCGGGAATCACAGACCAATCTGGCGGGCGATCTGCTGCTGCACCTGGGACGGCCCGGCGACGGACCGCTGCACGAGCGGGTGAAGCGGGCGCTGCGTACGGCGATCAGGGACGGGCGGATCGAGGTCGGCACCGCTCTGCCGCCGAGCCGGCAGCTCGCCACCGATCTGGGCTGTTCGCGCTGGGCGGTCACGGAGGCGTACAGCCAGCTGGTCGCCGAGGGATATCTCCAGGCGCAGACCGGCTCCGCCACCCGGGTGCGCTGGACGAACGACGCGGACGCCGCCTCCGGGCGCCGCGCACCGCGCCGGGCCCCCGAGGCGCGCTTCGACCTCGGACCGGGTCTGCCGGACCTGCGCGCGTTTCCGCGCCGCCGGTGGGCCGAGGCGGTGCGGGCGGAGGTGACCACCACGGCGTTCACGGAGTTCGGATACCCGCCGGCCGGCGGTCACCCCCGGCTCAGGCGGCTGCTCGCCGAGTATCTGGGCCGCTCCCGCGGCGCCTTGGCGACCCCGGAGGACGTGACGGTGTGCACGAGCGTGACCGACGGGGTACGGCGCCTGTGCCACGCCCTGCGCGCCGAGGGCATCACCGCGGTCGGCTGTGAGGAGCCGGGCTGGACCCGGCTGCGCGACGTGATCCGCGCCGCGGGTCTGGACCCGGTACCCGTGCGCACGGACGGCGGGGGCCTGCGCGTCGCCGACCTCGCCGGACACGGCGGCCTTCGGGCCGTACTGACCAGCCCTGCGCACCAGTTCCCGCTGGGCAGCGTGCTCGCCCCCGAGCGGCGCGCCGCCCTGCTGCAGTGGGCTCGCCAGGTGGACGGCGTCGTCCTGGAGGACGACTACGACGCGGAGTTCCGCTACGACCGTCGTCCGGTCGCGGCCCTGCAGGGCATGGACCCGTCTCGCGTCGTCCTGTTCAAGTCGCTCAGCAAGATACTGTCCCCGGCGCTCGGCATCGGGTGGATCGTGGCACCGCCCCGCTGGACCAGGCACCTGCACCGGTCCGACCAGACGGCGACCCAGCCGCCGACTCTCGACCAGCTGGCCTTCGCCACGCTGCTGGAGTCGGGCGCGTACGACCGTCACCTGCGCGCCTGCCGGAAGCGGTACCGCGACCGGCGCGACGCGCTCGTGCGGGCCCTCGTCGAGGAGTTGCCCGGCGCGCCGGTCTCCGGCATCGCCGCCGGGCTCCATCTCATTCTCCGGCTGCCTGCCGAGGTGGACACCGCCGCCGTGGTCCGGGCGGCGGGTGCCCGGTCGTTGCGCATCGCCGACCTCGCGGCTTATCACGCCACCGAGGACCACGCCGATCACGGCCTGGTCCTCGGGTACGGCAACCTCGCCGACGGCATGGTGGACGAGGCGGTCGGCCACCTGCGCGCGGCCATCGAGGCCGGCAGCCGCTAG
- a CDS encoding DsbA family protein — protein sequence MSDKTPVDFWFDPLCPWAWMTSRWVLEVEKVRDIEVRWHLMSLAVLNEDKLDELPEQYRELLETKAWGPVRVVIAAQEEHGAEVLGDLYTALGTRIHNKEEGPGKETVAAALKDVGLPDSLLEHWDGTPYEPQLRASHKEGIEKVGQEVGTPVIAVPGADGEQIAFFGPVVTPAPKGEDAARLWDGTLAVASVPGFYEIKRTRTKGPDFSNL from the coding sequence ATGTCGGACAAGACCCCCGTCGACTTCTGGTTCGACCCCCTGTGCCCCTGGGCCTGGATGACCTCGCGCTGGGTACTGGAGGTCGAGAAGGTCCGCGACATAGAGGTCCGCTGGCATCTGATGAGCCTGGCCGTCCTCAACGAGGACAAGCTCGACGAACTGCCGGAGCAGTACCGCGAGCTGCTGGAGACCAAGGCGTGGGGTCCCGTCCGGGTCGTCATCGCGGCACAGGAGGAGCACGGCGCCGAGGTGCTCGGCGACCTCTACACCGCGCTCGGCACCCGCATCCACAACAAGGAAGAGGGCCCCGGCAAGGAGACCGTCGCCGCCGCCCTGAAGGACGTCGGCCTGCCGGACTCCCTCCTGGAGCACTGGGACGGCACCCCCTACGAGCCGCAGCTGCGCGCCTCCCACAAGGAGGGCATCGAGAAGGTCGGCCAGGAGGTCGGCACCCCGGTCATCGCCGTCCCCGGCGCCGACGGCGAGCAGATCGCGTTCTTCGGCCCGGTCGTCACCCCCGCCCCCAAGGGCGAGGACGCCGCAAGGCTCTGGGACGGCACCCTCGCCGTGGCCTCCGTGCCGGGCTTCTACGAGATCAAGCGCACCCGTACCAAGGGGCCGGACTTCAGCAACCTGTAG
- a CDS encoding DeoR/GlpR family DNA-binding transcription regulator, giving the protein MNTSSSTPQQGPAARQAAMAERVLADGSATAAELAEHFGVSVMTIHRDLDELERQGIVRKSRGGVTAQPSGVFESNVQYRLKTMRAEKAAVADRALKLIEPGMAIMLDDSTSTLEIARRLRHGEVTPLTVVTNFLEAINLLSDQRGIHLMALGGDYDPLHSSFLGVSCVEAIEQLRVDVCFASTSAVRGGYAYHQEQHIVSVKRAMLDAAARNILLIDHTKLARVALHRVVPLSRFDLLLVDDGASAQALRDLDEHKVTYEVCARTGPGAPTVTKGSDDRAGAT; this is encoded by the coding sequence GGCCGAGCGGGTCCTCGCCGACGGCTCCGCGACGGCCGCCGAGCTGGCCGAGCACTTCGGGGTGAGCGTGATGACCATCCACCGGGACCTCGACGAGCTGGAACGGCAGGGCATCGTAAGGAAGTCCAGGGGCGGAGTGACGGCCCAGCCCTCCGGAGTCTTCGAGTCGAACGTGCAGTACCGCCTGAAGACCATGCGCGCCGAGAAGGCCGCCGTCGCCGACCGCGCGCTGAAGCTGATCGAGCCCGGCATGGCGATCATGCTGGACGACTCCACCTCCACCCTGGAGATAGCCCGCAGGCTGCGGCACGGCGAGGTGACCCCGCTGACGGTCGTCACCAACTTCCTGGAAGCGATCAACCTGCTCTCCGACCAGCGCGGCATCCACCTCATGGCCCTCGGCGGCGACTACGACCCGCTGCACTCCTCCTTCCTCGGCGTGTCCTGTGTCGAGGCGATAGAGCAGCTGCGCGTGGACGTCTGCTTCGCGTCGACGTCGGCCGTGCGCGGGGGCTACGCCTACCACCAGGAGCAGCACATCGTGTCGGTGAAGCGGGCCATGCTCGACGCGGCCGCCCGCAACATCTTGCTGATCGACCACACCAAGCTCGCCAGGGTCGCCCTGCACCGGGTGGTCCCGCTCTCCCGCTTCGACCTGCTCCTCGTGGACGACGGGGCGTCGGCTCAGGCGCTGCGGGACCTGGACGAGCACAAGGTCACCTACGAAGTCTGCGCCCGGACAGGTCCTGGGGCACCGACCGTGACGAAGGGCAGCGATGACCGAGCTGGAGCTACGTGA
- a CDS encoding glycerophosphodiester phosphodiesterase family protein produces MHPRRRSLLLAAAGTTAAAAVPATAAAAEAAAATAGSGTPGRPLVIGHRGAAGWRPEHTAASYTYAVQTGADWIEPDLVPTKDHVLVVRHENEISQTTDVASHPEFADRRTTKTVDGRAVTGWFTEDFTLAELKTLRAVERLPLVRNRNTVFDGREEVLTFQEVVGLARRLSKAYGRTIAVFPETKHPTYFRGLGLPLEPKLAEAIRRCRLGRRECVVQSFEPTSLKRIAAERLGVPLWQALGTTGGPYDLVLAGDPTTYKDMMTPAGLARIAAYAHWIGPDKSSLVGTSVLADAHAAGLRVGPYTFRAENQFLPADLRRGSGANDFGDAFAEYALYYGLGVDAVVTDFPDLAVMARRG; encoded by the coding sequence ATGCACCCGAGACGTAGATCCCTGCTGCTCGCGGCCGCCGGCACCACGGCGGCCGCGGCCGTACCCGCGACGGCGGCGGCCGCCGAGGCGGCTGCGGCGACGGCCGGCTCCGGGACACCGGGGCGGCCGCTCGTCATCGGCCATCGCGGCGCCGCCGGCTGGCGCCCGGAGCACACGGCGGCCTCGTACACGTACGCCGTGCAGACCGGCGCCGACTGGATCGAGCCGGACCTGGTGCCGACCAAGGACCATGTGCTCGTCGTCCGGCACGAGAACGAGATCTCGCAGACGACGGACGTGGCGTCCCACCCGGAGTTCGCGGACCGCCGCACGACGAAGACGGTGGACGGGCGGGCGGTGACCGGCTGGTTCACCGAGGACTTCACGCTGGCGGAGCTGAAGACGCTGCGGGCGGTGGAGCGCCTGCCGCTGGTCCGCAACCGCAACACCGTGTTCGACGGCCGCGAGGAGGTGCTCACCTTCCAGGAGGTGGTCGGCCTGGCGCGCAGGCTGTCGAAGGCGTACGGCCGCACGATCGCCGTCTTCCCGGAGACCAAGCACCCGACGTACTTCCGCGGACTGGGCCTGCCCCTGGAGCCGAAGCTGGCGGAGGCGATCCGCCGGTGCCGCCTCGGCCGGCGCGAGTGTGTCGTGCAGTCCTTCGAGCCGACGAGCCTGAAGCGGATCGCGGCCGAGCGGCTGGGGGTGCCGCTGTGGCAGGCGCTGGGGACGACGGGTGGGCCGTACGACCTCGTCCTGGCGGGTGATCCGACGACGTACAAGGACATGATGACGCCGGCGGGGCTGGCGCGGATCGCCGCGTACGCGCACTGGATCGGGCCGGACAAGTCGTCGCTCGTCGGTACGTCCGTCCTCGCGGACGCCCATGCGGCGGGGCTGCGGGTGGGGCCGTACACCTTCCGGGCGGAGAACCAGTTCCTGCCGGCGGACTTGCGGCGCGGCAGCGGAGCGAACGATTTCGGGGACGCGTTCGCGGAGTACGCGCTGTACTACGGGCTGGGGGTCGACGCGGTGGTGACCGACTTCCCCGATCTGGCGGTGATGGCGAGGAGGGGCTGA
- a CDS encoding FGGY-family carbohydrate kinase, translating to MYVGIDVGTSTVKAAAFDTEGRELAVASRPVGLALHGGVVEQDMDELYGAVVAVLEELTSRAPEPIELAGLTGQGDGVWLVDAEGRPVRPAASWMDGRAHELVDRWLADGTFETVFRRTGSAMFPGCPGPLLAWLDSHEPKALDAARAALYCKDMVFQRLTGTGPTTDVSDASMPFLDPRTRTYDNRVVELLGLTHRRGLLAPVSDPVATARTRGEGLPAGTRIANGPYDLPACALGAGVTSAGDGLLIVGTCLASLVATTDLDLTGEPAGLYINTDRPGHWLRAMPAMVGTAALDWVLSTTGVRHEEVDGLLAETPPGAHGVRVLPYFAPSGERAPFVEPRLRAELTGVCLESTRADLVRATCEGIGYAARHCLQAAGLTGTLAVCGGGTRSPAWMRLLADVLGRPLRVVEGEVGARGAVLAAAERYGVALDAQAWTRPAAVVEPDGGRAAYYTQGYEEHLTRLAEARGRART from the coding sequence ATGTACGTCGGTATCGATGTAGGCACGTCCACGGTGAAAGCCGCCGCGTTCGACACCGAGGGCCGCGAACTGGCCGTCGCTTCCCGCCCGGTGGGGCTCGCCCTGCACGGCGGGGTGGTCGAGCAGGACATGGACGAGCTGTACGGGGCGGTCGTCGCCGTACTGGAGGAGTTGACCTCCCGCGCCCCGGAACCGATCGAGCTCGCCGGGCTGACCGGACAGGGCGACGGGGTGTGGCTGGTGGACGCGGAGGGGCGGCCGGTGCGCCCCGCCGCCTCCTGGATGGACGGGCGGGCGCACGAACTCGTCGACCGCTGGCTGGCGGACGGCACGTTCGAGACGGTGTTCCGGCGGACGGGAAGCGCGATGTTCCCCGGGTGTCCGGGGCCGCTGCTGGCGTGGCTGGACAGTCACGAGCCGAAGGCGCTGGATGCCGCGAGGGCCGCCCTGTACTGCAAGGACATGGTGTTCCAGCGGCTGACGGGGACAGGGCCGACCACGGATGTGTCGGACGCGTCGATGCCGTTCCTGGACCCGCGGACGCGGACGTACGACAACCGGGTCGTGGAGCTGCTGGGTCTGACCCACCGGCGCGGCCTCCTCGCCCCCGTCAGCGATCCGGTCGCGACGGCGCGGACGCGCGGCGAGGGGCTGCCGGCCGGGACGCGGATCGCGAACGGGCCGTACGACCTGCCGGCCTGCGCGCTCGGCGCGGGGGTGACGTCCGCGGGCGACGGTCTCCTCATCGTCGGCACCTGCCTGGCCAGCCTGGTCGCGACCACCGACCTCGATCTAACGGGTGAACCGGCCGGCCTGTACATCAACACCGACCGCCCCGGGCACTGGCTGCGCGCGATGCCCGCGATGGTCGGGACGGCGGCGCTGGACTGGGTGCTGTCGACGACGGGCGTCCGGCACGAGGAGGTCGACGGGCTGCTGGCCGAGACCCCACCGGGGGCGCACGGGGTGCGGGTGCTGCCGTACTTCGCGCCCTCGGGCGAGCGCGCGCCGTTCGTCGAGCCGCGTCTGCGCGCCGAACTGACCGGCGTCTGCCTGGAGTCGACCCGCGCCGATCTGGTCCGGGCGACCTGCGAGGGCATCGGCTACGCGGCCCGGCACTGCCTTCAGGCGGCGGGGCTGACCGGGACGCTGGCCGTGTGCGGGGGCGGTACGCGCAGCCCTGCCTGGATGCGGCTGCTCGCCGATGTCCTCGGGCGGCCGCTCAGGGTCGTCGAGGGCGAGGTGGGCGCGCGGGGCGCGGTGCTGGCGGCGGCCGAGCGGTACGGGGTGGCGCTGGACGCGCAGGCGTGGACGCGGCCGGCGGCGGTCGTCGAGCCGGACGGGGGCCGGGCGGCGTATTACACGCAGGGCTATGAGGAGCACCTGACCCGGCTGGCGGAGGCACGCGGCCGGGCACGTACCTGA
- the pepN gene encoding aminopeptidase N produces MPGENLSRDEARERAALLSVDGYDVSLDVRSAVGDEGSASQAPRTFRSVTTIRFRCAEPGATSFADLIAPSVTAVSLNGKDLDPSEVFDGSRITLEDLAADNELIVDAQCAYSRTGEGLHRFVDPEDGEVYLYTQYEPADSRRVFANFEQPDLKAPFRFEVRAPEEWTVWSNGAGQLTDGVWRFAETKPISTYVTCVVAGPYHYVTDSYSRTFADGTTLEIPLGAMCRKGLAPYFDADDVFLVTKQGLDFFHDHFDYPYPFGKYDQAFVPEYNLGAMENPGMVTFREEYIFRGKVTRSSYEGRANVLLHEMAHMWFGDLVTMVWWDDLWLKESFADFMGTFANVGATRFKDAWITFANRRKAWAYRADQLPSTHPITADIRDLQDAKLNFDGITYAKGASVLKQLVAYVGQDAFLEGARRYFKRHAYGNTRLGDLLSVLEETSGRDMGAWARSWLQTAGVNALTPQVLLDAEGRVDELAVLQEAAESHPELRPHRVAVGLYRRGAQGALERFAQAQVDVDGPRTVVAELAGAEAPELVLVNDDDLTYCKTRFDETSLATLREHLGALTDPLARALCWSALWNMTRDALLPARDFVGLVLRFAGRESDIGVLQMLHAWANSSLVNYVTPEWRPTGEQLLAEGALRELRAAAPSSEQQLAWARFFASVASGSQDLGLLRGLLEGTEKIEGLDVDQELRWAFLGPLAEHGVADESVLAAELARDDTASGKRHQVRCLAARPSAAVKAQAWAQVVESDALSNALVEATIAGFTQPSQRELLAPYTDKYFAAIERVWAERSIQIGMDVVRGLFPGLQQSQATLDATDAWLAAHEDAAPALRRLVLEARDDLARGLRGQACDAAAAASTS; encoded by the coding sequence GTGCCCGGTGAGAATCTGTCCCGCGACGAGGCCCGGGAGCGGGCTGCCCTGCTGTCCGTCGACGGGTACGACGTGTCCCTCGACGTCCGTTCCGCCGTGGGCGACGAGGGCTCCGCAAGCCAGGCGCCGCGCACCTTCCGCTCGGTCACCACGATCCGCTTCCGCTGTGCCGAACCCGGCGCCACCAGCTTCGCGGACCTGATCGCGCCGAGTGTGACGGCCGTCTCCCTCAACGGCAAGGACCTGGACCCGAGCGAGGTCTTCGACGGCTCCCGGATCACCCTGGAGGACCTCGCCGCAGACAACGAGCTGATCGTCGACGCCCAGTGCGCCTACTCCCGCACCGGCGAGGGCCTGCACCGCTTCGTCGACCCCGAGGACGGCGAGGTCTACCTCTACACCCAGTACGAGCCGGCCGACTCCCGCCGCGTCTTCGCGAACTTCGAGCAGCCGGACCTCAAGGCCCCGTTCCGCTTCGAGGTGCGGGCGCCCGAGGAGTGGACGGTGTGGAGCAACGGGGCCGGTCAACTCACCGACGGGGTGTGGCGGTTCGCGGAGACGAAGCCGATCTCGACGTACGTCACCTGTGTCGTGGCGGGCCCGTACCACTACGTCACGGACTCCTACTCGCGTACGTTCGCGGACGGCACGACGCTGGAGATCCCGCTCGGCGCGATGTGCCGCAAGGGTCTCGCGCCGTACTTCGACGCCGACGACGTCTTCCTGGTGACGAAGCAGGGCCTGGACTTCTTCCACGACCACTTCGACTACCCGTACCCCTTCGGGAAGTACGACCAGGCGTTCGTGCCCGAGTACAACCTCGGCGCGATGGAGAACCCGGGGATGGTGACCTTCCGGGAGGAGTACATCTTCCGCGGCAAGGTGACGCGGTCGTCGTACGAGGGCCGGGCCAACGTCCTCCTGCACGAGATGGCGCACATGTGGTTCGGCGACCTGGTCACCATGGTGTGGTGGGACGACCTGTGGCTGAAGGAGTCCTTCGCGGACTTCATGGGCACCTTCGCGAACGTGGGCGCGACCCGCTTCAAGGACGCCTGGATCACCTTCGCCAACCGTCGCAAGGCCTGGGCGTACCGCGCCGACCAGCTGCCCTCCACGCACCCGATCACCGCCGACATCCGTGATCTGCAGGACGCGAAGCTCAACTTCGACGGCATCACGTACGCCAAGGGCGCTTCCGTACTGAAGCAGCTCGTCGCGTACGTCGGCCAGGACGCGTTCCTGGAGGGTGCGCGGCGCTACTTCAAGCGGCACGCGTACGGCAACACGCGCCTCGGTGACCTGCTGTCGGTCCTGGAGGAGACCAGCGGGCGGGACATGGGCGCGTGGGCGCGTTCCTGGCTGCAGACGGCGGGCGTGAACGCGCTGACCCCGCAGGTGCTGCTGGACGCCGAGGGGCGCGTCGACGAGCTGGCCGTGCTCCAGGAGGCGGCCGAGTCGCACCCCGAACTGCGCCCGCACCGGGTCGCCGTGGGGCTGTACCGGCGGGGCGCGCAGGGGGCGCTGGAGCGGTTCGCGCAGGCCCAGGTGGACGTCGACGGTCCGCGCACGGTCGTGGCGGAGCTGGCGGGGGCCGAGGCCCCGGAGCTGGTTCTGGTCAACGACGACGACCTGACGTACTGCAAGACCCGCTTCGACGAGACGTCCCTGGCGACGCTGCGGGAGCACCTGGGCGCGCTGACCGACCCGCTCGCCCGCGCCCTGTGCTGGTCGGCGCTGTGGAACATGACGCGGGACGCGCTGCTGCCGGCGCGGGACTTCGTGGGCCTGGTGCTGCGGTTCGCGGGGCGCGAGTCCGACATCGGCGTGCTGCAGATGCTGCACGCGTGGGCGAACTCGTCGCTGGTCAACTATGTGACGCCCGAGTGGCGGCCGACCGGCGAACAGCTGCTCGCCGAGGGTGCGCTGCGGGAGCTGCGGGCCGCCGCGCCGAGCAGCGAGCAGCAGCTGGCGTGGGCGCGGTTCTTCGCGTCGGTGGCGTCGGGGTCGCAGGATCTGGGGCTGCTGCGGGGCCTGCTGGAGGGCACCGAGAAGATCGAGGGCCTGGACGTCGACCAGGAGCTGCGCTGGGCGTTTCTGGGGCCGCTGGCCGAGCACGGCGTGGCGGACGAGTCGGTGCTGGCCGCCGAACTGGCCCGCGACGACACCGCCTCCGGCAAGCGCCACCAGGTCCGCTGCCTCGCCGCCCGGCCGTCGGCGGCGGTGAAGGCGCAGGCGTGGGCGCAGGTCGTCGAGTCCGACGCGCTGTCCAACGCGCTCGTCGAGGCGACCATCGCGGGCTTCACGCAGCCCTCGCAGCGGGAGCTGCTCGCGCCGTACACCGACAAGTACTTCGCGGCGATCGAGCGGGTGTGGGCCGAGCGGTCGATCCAGATCGGCATGGACGTGGTCCGGGGCCTGTTCCCGGGGCTGCAGCAGTCGCAGGCCACGCTGGACGCGACGGACGCGTGGCTGGCGGCCCACGAGGACGCGGCGCCGGCGCTGCGGCGGTTGGTGCTGGAGGCGCGCGACGACCTGGCGCGGGGGCTGCGGGGGCAGGCGTGTGATGCGGCGGCGGCCGCGTCAACCTCATAA
- a CDS encoding 2-hydroxyacid dehydrogenase, with protein MTNGNSVRVVAAGDHFILPSLITEALGHQLACDVDELTLGWPLDPFGPVAEVTEASDAEDELIDALAGAQVLVTQMGPVTERVLDACPDLRLVVVCRGGPVNVNLDAAKRHDVRVCYAPGRNAAATAEFTVGLMLAALRRIPQAHDLLARQGSWEGATYYTYEHSGLELEDLPVGLVGYGAVGSRVARVLCAFGARVMVYDPYVHGEIHGLRVASLDDLLRASRVITLHARLTAETRGLIGARELALLPEGSVVVNAARGPLLDEEALCDALASGRLSAAALDTYVREPLPPDSRLHALADRLVLTPHLGGASRAVAEKAARIAAAEVGRWVRGEQLAHCLT; from the coding sequence ATGACCAACGGGAACAGCGTGCGCGTGGTGGCCGCAGGCGATCACTTCATCCTGCCGTCGCTCATCACCGAGGCGCTCGGTCACCAACTCGCCTGCGACGTGGACGAATTGACCCTCGGCTGGCCCCTTGACCCCTTCGGCCCGGTGGCCGAGGTGACGGAGGCGAGTGACGCCGAGGACGAGCTGATCGACGCGCTTGCGGGTGCGCAGGTGCTGGTCACCCAGATGGGTCCGGTGACCGAGCGCGTCCTCGACGCCTGTCCGGACCTGCGGCTGGTGGTCGTGTGCCGGGGCGGCCCGGTGAACGTCAACCTGGACGCGGCCAAGCGGCACGACGTCCGGGTGTGTTACGCCCCCGGCCGCAACGCCGCCGCCACCGCCGAATTCACCGTCGGCCTGATGCTGGCGGCCCTGCGCCGGATCCCGCAGGCCCATGACCTCCTGGCTCGGCAGGGCAGTTGGGAGGGGGCGACGTACTACACGTACGAGCACAGTGGGCTGGAGCTGGAGGACCTGCCGGTCGGGCTCGTCGGCTACGGGGCGGTGGGCAGCAGGGTCGCGCGGGTGCTGTGCGCGTTCGGTGCGCGGGTCATGGTGTACGACCCGTACGTGCACGGCGAGATCCACGGCCTGCGGGTCGCCTCCCTCGACGACCTCCTGCGCGCCTCGCGGGTGATCACCCTGCATGCCCGTCTCACCGCCGAGACCCGCGGCCTGATCGGCGCCCGTGAACTCGCCCTGCTGCCGGAGGGCTCGGTGGTCGTGAACGCGGCACGGGGGCCGCTGCTGGACGAGGAGGCGCTGTGCGACGCGCTGGCGAGCGGGCGTCTGTCGGCTGCGGCGCTCGACACGTACGTACGGGAGCCGCTCCCGCCGGACTCACGGCTGCACGCCCTCGCCGACCGGCTCGTCCTGACCCCACACCTGGGCGGTGCGTCCCGCGCGGTGGCGGAGAAGGCGGCGCGGATCGCCGCCGCGGAAGTGGGCCGCTGGGTGCGCGGGGAGCAGCTGGCGCACTGTCTGACCTGA